Genomic segment of Lagopus muta isolate bLagMut1 chromosome 3, bLagMut1 primary, whole genome shotgun sequence:
ACAAGCATATCGTCCTCTTTCCACCCCATTACCAATCCAAGATGTCCCAAAAAGAACAAGACGACAGATGAGAATTAAATCCATGCAGCTTAACTAAGACACCTAAAAACTAACCATAAACATTCAAAAGTTTATGGACTGGATGCTTCAGTCCATACATCCTTAATTGTAAAGGAGACTTGtttagatgttttttttaaatgcaaatctGATAAAGGACATGTTCACTTGATTTGGTACGCAAATAGGTCCACCTCCAAGAAGTACAGGCACCTGGTTTAGAAATGAATAACTCTTCCTACAACTTCTTTGAGCAATGAGCTttatatcaagaaaaaaatgcttaaaacaTACACAGAAGTGTCTACATTCTGCAGCACAAACTCCCATCCTCCATAATTTTAGAATTCAGCCTAAGAATGTTCTGAAACACAAATAACCCTTTAAGCCACAATAAACTTCtctgattttctctttcagcagtAGCTATCCACTAAGAACCTAAGCATTCTGGTATACCGTATATACAAATACAGGTTCAGAAACCCTAAATACTACCATACATTTAAAGTCATTCAGTAAGGATTAACTTGTTCTTACATTGCACGTTCACCATTTTACTAACCCAAGAACTACTCACGACTGTACAAATACCCCCCTGCTTTGCCTATTTCTAGATTTACACAAATCACTGTTACAAATCTGTAAGCATGAAGTACTCTGTAGTAATCAAAGCACACACAGTGAAGATCTGTTATATAGATCCATAGTCAAAAATAAGACATAGCAACATCAGTATCACCAGCCATAGAGTGAACTACAAGTTTCCTTTTCAGAACAGGTTGTAATGGCATTCCTGTTAAGATACAGGGATGCAGAATAATCCCTAACGCAAATCACCTAATAGGGAAACTTGGTAACTGTGCAAGCAAAACCATGCAcgtttacagaagaaaaactggcCAGATGCATTATTATATTAGTACTTTCTCTATTTTTGGTTTTACCTTCATTGTgtcaatttttccttttacttgcTCATTCTTAGCCAAAGCTCTCTCCAGGCACTCCTTAGTGTAAAGCTGAGGGTTGCGACCTTGGTCTATgtatctgaaaatacaaaagatAGCACCTAAGCAATTATATTAGCACTAGAAAGTTCTCCAAGGAACAGAATTACTcatcctgctttctttcttgatGCTATACTGAAGTTTAAATGAGTTACTTTCAAAATACAACTCCAGGAAGCAGCTGTCACAGTAAAGGTAAATGTTTGTTTACAAAGAGCCTAGagttctgaaaaatgtattgaaaCAAACAGAGTAACCATCCATCTCCTCATAGACAGTAGTAAGTAAAAGCAAGGGGAAAGGTTCCCCTTCAAGCAACTAAAAGGGcatgaatcatagaacagcttcGTTAATACGTAGCATGCAGTCAGCACATAGGAATAAGACACTCAGTGATTCAAGGATGAGAGTGCACATGCGAGgggtgctccaaaagtaatgcctcttattttacCATGTTGGCATGTGGCTTCAGAGGAGGGTGCCTGTGGTGTGACAGTAAAGgtggaaccttcccaccaaATACTCCACCATTTTGTTGACAtgtgagagatggcagcagtggcacagtCTGACAACATCGAGCCTGACAAAGAAGTATGTATGAAACAAAAGGTGTATCAtggaattcctccatgcaggaatAAGTGCACTCACTGCCATccattgacacttgctgaacgttGATGGACACCAGACAatggatgtaagcacagtgaggtggtgtgttccagcagtgacaacagtgggtcacctccaccaGTGCAGATGTTTACAAGTGTGGCACACAGGCTCCTGCTTACTGGTGAATACACACAGCTAGCGGCAATGACCCTGGTgtaaagtagtgttttgtagctgagaatctgcttTATCAGCATTACTGCACTGTTTTCCTCTATTCTAGTTCCCACAGAAATAagtaggaagcattacttttgcagCAATTTACATATGGTAGTAAAAGCAGTACCAGCACTTGCACCAGCTAGCATAAgcctatttttcctttgctgcattAAGCATTCAGTTAAGGGAAACTTCATCACAGACAGAAGAgacaacaaaaatgaatgctgGATCATAGCAAAACAACAACGCCGGGACTTGCAATAGAACAGCTAAGTTAGATCATGCCTTTCACGTGAAAGCTGCAGCGCAgagccctccctcccccttcctgCCAGCTCTCCGCAAGCAGGAAGCgctccctgcctgctggcaCTGTGGCGGTAACTCGGGAGACACAGAGCTCCAGTGTGGGCGAAGCCACTCACTCGAACACTTCCAGAGGCACGCTGATGTCGTGAAGCTGTTGCCGGCACTTGTCGATGTCCTGTAGGCCCGTCACCATGAAATTCCTGCAGGGAGAAAAGCGGAACCGCTTAGCACAGAGCTGGCGCTCCTCGCTCCCCGTCACCGCCCCAACCCCCGCCAACAGACGCCGCGAAAGCAGCGAGCGGCTCACAGCTTCTGGTTGAGGCCGgcctggctgctgggctggaagTCGCTGACGATGATGCCGAGCTGCCGGATGTTCTCCACGAACTTCTCCAGGTGCTCCTCAAGCGAGTCGAACTTCTCCGCCATCGCCATAGCGGCTCACAACGTTTCCGGGCCACAGCGCATGCGCAGATGGGAAGCGGGAGGAAATGCGACTATGCCGAGCCCTTTGGTGTAGGCCACGCCCCCCACCCCGTAGGCCACGCCCCCTCGCCGTACGGCAGCCCCCGCACCGCCCTGATCTCGCTGTGGTGGGTGCGGTGTGCGCTTGGTTTTTCACGTTATACAGAATCGGTACGGGGTTCCTGGTCTATTTCTAATTAACCATGTAATTAAGCTCCGTGCTTGCCTGCCCTGGAGCTCCGTGCTTGTTTCAACGCTGCGTTGGCCCCtgtacacagaatcacagacttgtCGGGGTTTAtagggacttctggagatcatcaaggccaccccttgctaaagcaggttccctacactgGGTTGCTCGAGGgatccaggcaggttttgactatctgcagggaaggagactccacaccctctctaggcaacctgttccactgctctgtCACCCGCACAGCAAAGAAGTGCTTCCTCAGGTCTGCATGAAATTTTGTGTGCTCCACAAATACAGCTCCATGGCATTTAGCATCATTTCATCAGAGCCCCGGGACACTCCTGCAGCACGGTGATGTGTCCTGTCGGATGGCTCACTTCAATGGTGCTGCCCCTTTGTGAAagtgctgtgctccccagctTCAAAGCCGatggaaaatgaattctgaacaaaaataagATCTATAAAAGCTAATTTGCACGAGTCAGTGTTTGCTTTGGGCTCTGCAGATTTATCAAATACACAACTGCAAATAATGAGGAGTATTTTTTACCCTAAAGGTAAATCAATACTAAATTATATTTAGCACCTCTTATAAACATCAGATAATTGGAGTTTGGCTATATGGATCATTCCGCAGCCCTTAGCACTGCtctgtttgctgttcttttaGAACTGTTCTTTTAGCATTTCCAGGAATTTGTCAGTAGAcccagagggatgggatgcaaCAATGTGATAAAATTGCCAGCATCTCTTCAGAAGGGATCAGGCTGGAAGCTCCCTGCTCAGTCACTGTTGCTTCAGCCTTTGTGAAGTGACAGCTGCGTCTGGACCTCAAAGAGTCTTTCTGCCCAGCTTCCAAAATACAGCCCTCTCCATTGCTATAGAACTAAAATCCAAATCTCAAATACACTCTCACCGTGGTTTTTCAGTCATCCTGGTGATGGGATCTTTCAGTTCCTCTGGCTATCTTGCTCTGTGTGGAAATTAAGCATTCTTTGagcagtggaaagaaaaggttTGATGTAACACATGAAAAGCAATGGAGGAGCCATTGACTGATTATCTGAGAAGGGCTCGTTATCTTCCCCATCTGTATAAGATCTCCAAATTATGTGTTTCTTTAAACTGTGTAAGAAATAGAAGTAACAGAGAAGTCCACCTGGCAATAAAAAACATGATGGGTTTAACTGGAGAATGACAAAATATCAGTCTCTGTTAAAAGTACCAGCTATCATTTTCCTTGTGGGAAGATTATTTGACATGTCTAAATTCCCCTGGCACATCACAATAACAGTATGTTTTATCAATAGCTTATTTCCAGTATGCCTGTTTTCACCTGAATCTGAGAAGTAATGTCAATTAGAATCAGAAGTCAGCCCTTTGTGTCTGACACTACCGCTGAGTTAAGTGGAGTTTGCTGTCAGGCTACAGCAGATAAGAACCTGATGCTTTGATTCACCATGTTATTTGAATGGATATTTGGATTAAAAACTAATACAGATATTCAGTCAACAAATAGAATGTATTTTAGACATTCATAGTTAtaacttgcagccatttctgtTCAACAGTGAGAACCATCAAAATCAGCAGTACCTCATTTATTGACTAATTATTAGctaaatttttcttccttatatcctatcagtgaaaacaacaaaaatggtCAGGTTTTTGCTCAGTTACTGTGCCAGTTAAGCAGCATAAAGCTGAGTCCTTGCTGAATACAAAGCACTGTTTCAGAGCTTATAATTTTAAGTATGCTGACGCAAAATTGAAAAGTGAGTGATTGCAAACAGCACTAAATATTAAGGGAAATATGGCAGTGTGCAAATGCTAAATTGTAAAAGCAATCCAAGACTGCAAGAAGCAATTAGTCAGTTCTTGTCCTGTCAAGTATTTTCACCATATAAATAAATCCATTGCCTATTGATCACCAGTTGCTGGCTGTTCTGCTTAATAACTGGCAGAATGTTCTCCAGAGAATGAAAGTTCCAGAATTATGAGATTATAACATGAGTACTTTGCAATGATTGCATGAGAAATCTTGCCTTGAGAAACAGAGTAGTTTTTTTCTAGTATTTGGAAGGGAAGAAATTCCAACATGGTGTATTTCAGATTAAATCTGAATATgagcaaaaaggagaaagaatttgGAAGTAAAATCTAAATATATTTAGTTGTGTCAGATGTGGCTCCGCAGGCACAAGAAGCTGGAATTCAAACATGATATCCATCTTTGCTTAAGGGAAAGGGTGCTTTAAACACATCCAGTAGAAGTATGGAGCAGGCTAGCTTGCTTTAAATCCTGTAACAAGAATGGTCTTTGAGCTACTGCTAAagcttcctctcctccctctttGCGGAGTTGAGGAAACATGACTTAGTTTCTTGTGATGAGGGAAGTCTGCTCTGTGACCGTTACCCACTATAACTCAGTTAAAATATCCGAATGGAAGAAATAATAGAATTTAACCATCAAATGTAGGGATATCCAGTTCATACTAAAGCAGTACTAACTAGGTTGGTTATTTGAGATTAGTGAATATTGTTAGATAAACGTGCATACAGTgatttaagattaaaaatagCTATAAATATACAACTAGTTATTAACTTCCTTGTTGCCCTACAACTTGGAGAGTATTTTCCTatttgaggggggaaaaaggcaaaacagaatCTTGTGTTCCAAGGAGAGGTATAGATAGACAGAAGATAGATGGACAGATAGTCTGACACTTAATCAGTGAATCAGAAAGTATACAGACACAGAaagatttagaaagaaaattgcatGGTTCATCATTTAAGTAATCATATTGCACACCTACCTTTATCTCCACGGAGAGAGCAGGAAATTACTGGCTTGTAAGCCAGACATCTGTACTGGGCAGTTAAGTAGAATTTGTAATAAAGCATAGAATGAGAGGCCATGTAGATCAGCGTGACCCATTTGGGATGAGTAGCACAAATTATGCAACAGAAAATCTCGTTTTTGTAAAATTCTAATGAATTTTTCAAGGGGTCGGCAAGCATGTGGATAAGAGAGCTCTAATTGATACAATCTATTTGAATTTCCCAATTGGCTTTTGGCAAATTCCTTAACAAAAGTCTTCTAAGGAACTAAAAGAATGGCATAAGAGGAGAAATCCTGGCATGAATGAAGAAGTAATTGCCAAATAGGAAAAACGGAGTaggaacaaatatttaattctttcaTGGGTGGGTGATTCCCAAAAGAACTCTAGAGGGATCTGTGCTGAAATGTGTGCCATTTGACGTGCTCGTCCGTGacccagaaaataaatcatacaGTGGAATGAGAGAATTGGTTTATGAGGTTAGTCTGGGGAGTAAAGTTGAGTACAGGTTGTAGGAAAGTGTAGAAGGAAACCTGGAGAGGCTTGGTAACAGCGAAAAAAATGTCCGAACAAATGCAAATAGTTCAGGTAAAATGGTAAAATAGGTAAAATGACacacagagcaaaagaaaaaagtaaattcatGACCTGATGGTGACTCATGGCTGATGGCCTCTTGCTCCACAAGATCAACACTCTGGGACAGCAAAAGAAAGTTTTGTGAAAATATCAGCTTACAGCTCAGCCGTGATCAGAAGTCGTACAGAGAGTTAGGAATTGTTAGGAATTTGAGGACAAAGTAGAAAATGTCATTATGACACTGCATAAATTCACAGTTCACCCCAACCTTGaatactgtgtgcagttctggttCCCAGGAGTAGACTTGGGAAGAAGCGAGAGAAGGGCTGCCAAGATGAAATGGCAGTATGAATGGTAAATAAGACATGGTTCAGTACTAGAAAACTGAATAGGCAAGGACTTGTCAGCTTGAGTGAGAGCCCAATGAAGATGTCTTTAACAGAAGCTTTGCTCTATCTGTACTGTCATGAGTGTCTGGAAGATAAACTGTTTTTCCAGCACAAGAACCAGGACCCAGTGAGGCCAACAGAACACAAATTCAAAGCACACATACACCAAAGGAACAGGTGATTTTCGTCATGAAAAGTTTAGCAGCCTTGGAGAATAACTTCCCAATTGATGCTACAGACAGCAAAAGCTTAATTGATTTGAAAGGGAAATGGAACAAATGCTTGGTAGTGTGTTGGAAGAGTGGTAGATAAATTATGTCTGGCTTAGGAAATCCCCCAAACTGAAGGCATTCCAAGTCCAAGACAGCATTCAGGAGTGTTCTCATCCATATTTGTCATGTCCTCACTCTGTAGCATTTGCTTCTGATTACTGCTGAGCCTTTATCTGAATCTGTGTTGTCACTGTTAGCTGTCCCATATGTTGGAACTTTCCAAGAATGACATGCTGTGTAGGATGTAGGCAAACTGCATGGTGGTTTTTTACAAAGCAGAGCATAACAAGGTTGATTTGAAACTGTTTTTACAGGTGCAgggtctgaaaaaaaaaactctattCACCATTTTCATGTATGATAATATACTCCATATAAATGACCTTTCTAGTGTAATATGGCACAATGGAGTGTTTAATTAGAGATATTGtcaccatttttttctcagaaatataaaaagacACAAATTATTCATCTTTTTGTCCATCTCTGGAGCAGTGATTCTCCTCCTAGCTCTGATTTTCTGCCACTGGCCAATAAAATGGAATTAGTAAATAAAGTAAATACAGAATACTTGTTCCAATtatagatcttttttttctccttcagtctttccactttctttctcactttgctcctattttcttctgcatgaaTGTATCTAATCCATGGATCCCTTTCTCATTCTGTCTCTGCAGATCCAGAAATGTATGTTGAAATTTTATGTAATTAACCGGGGGCATCACCTAcctaaaaatcaattttataaGCCAGCTACCCTTCCTTGTTTTGGCTGCACCAGGTGATAAACAAAAGAGAAGCAGTAAAGGTGGATGTGTGCAACATAAAGAATactgttttcctgttcttgATATATCAAGTTGATGGTATTTATATCTAAGATGGTTTTGGACTCATTCCAAAGTGTACAATATTTTCATAtcttaatgtaaaaaataaagtgataaACAATTTTCccagaatatttttgttattcagCTGAATAAGAGGTGTAATGATAGTTTCCATGCAGATGAGGTATTTAGCAACGTGCTCATTAATTActtgtaaaaatacatttcttaccACAAACTAGTGGGATGGTGCAGTTATGCATCATGGCTTGATCCCATTCTTACTGAAATAATCCATATTTATTTATCAAAGAAGTAGCAGGATCAGGAGTTTGTTCATGCAGTAATTTTGTTCTTCTAAATCTAGTAAATGTGGACCTGACCCAAGGATCACTGAGCACTGTGGGACATACCAATGGACTTAGGGTGAGAGAGTGTCCTCACAACTCTAGCTCCAAGGAGGCcatcaaaacacagcaaaagacTTAATTATATGCTTCAGAACGGCAAACTTATTTTCATATCTGATTCTTCCCCTGGAATATTAATCTTATTCATTAGACTGGGTTTCTATTGCATCCAGATTGCCACCACAtggcatttaaaacaaagttaAGATCTAttcttctgaaatgcagagTCACTTTCATTATGTATCAAGTACCtctacatgatttttttttctagaagtcTGAAAAAGATACATATATTATCTCCTCCAAGAAGAATATTCATTACATAATAGCAATAAGTAAGACTGATTTGCCTTtttatgctttctctttcttcttttttgcattctttcttctttctttctttcttgttttcttccctgaaacGCAAACTAACTAATGTGATTTAAAACTGTCTCCTTCATTAcctgagaaggaggaaagaaggcacAGGAGTATTCCATGCAGTAGGATATACCAAGATTTCAGACCAAATGTATGCTAGCAAATGAAGTAGACCTGGGACCATCCTCCAGCACTGGTATGCAATGACCTTATCTACATTCTAGCTCCTAAAATGTGCCTGAAAGCACTTCTTGGTCCAGACCAAAAAAAGTTAAGTGGGGACTATTATAAGTGTTAAACACAGTGGAATGCATGTGTATCTGTGTTTGTGCCCCGACACTTTTCGTTTTTCTAAGTGCTATAATTCATGATGCAtgagaaaaaaggcagaaaaaaatgaactagTGCTCCTATGGggttcaaaatgaaacaaatcataaaatcagaaaaaatatttagcatttcagattttttcctgtGGTGAAAAATGTGTAAATCATATGTCCACGACATTGTATAGAGTCACTGTTCACACTGGAAGTAATCATGGGGCCTGCCTGTATTTCCTGCAGGGAGGCTGGAATCAGCAAGCATGACAGGATCCAGATGGATAAAAATGAAGGGTCTCATGAACACCAGAACAGCTCAGAAGTTACCTCCAGTTCAGACTCAGATTGCCAGATCTCCCATGCTCTTTCAGAACTACTCAGCTTCAAACTCATCACAGTATATTAGTTGTGAGCAGTGGGTAGCAGTAGGCTTCAGGGAACTCCAAAACAATGGGGCAAAAGGTTTGACATGTAGCTTCTTCCCCCCATGCTGTTGTGTGGATATCCTGGACACTGTTATAGCCACTCAACTCTCTGGTGTACCTTGCCATGTTTTGTCAGCAAGGTCAGGCAGCAGTTGCAAAGGTCCTTCCCAAAAAGCACTGAACTAAAGACtcttgctatttattttttttttcagaggattCAATAACTCTCCAATTTTAAAGTCATTGTCCACACTCTTGTGTGTTCTTATTTCACTCTTTCTACAATCTGCCTCATCTCTAGGTAGGTTATGTCCAGCATTCAGTCTTAAAATAGGTTTTACTCATAGAAGTTGTCTGGGTGAGACTGTAATTTATAGCTATCTATTCTTTCCACATCTTTTTCTAGCCaatgaagaaatgctttattaTCCAGTTAG
This window contains:
- the MED10 gene encoding mediator of RNA polymerase II transcription subunit 10, translated to MAMAEKFDSLEEHLEKFVENIRQLGIIVSDFQPSSQAGLNQKLNFMVTGLQDIDKCRQQLHDISVPLEVFEYIDQGRNPQLYTKECLERALAKNEQVKGKIDTMKKFKSLLIQELTKVFPEDMAKYKAIRGEDPPP